GTGATGCATTAACAACACAGGCAAGGGAAGAAGATGGATTATCTCATCAATGAATTCACTGACTTACAAGATGACTCAGTTTTGGCTCATAGTGACCCAGACTTGATCGTTAATCAAGAAAGTGATTGGATACCCTGTTGTAGACTAGTTACCCATTAACTGACTATGGCTAACCAGTTACCTGAGATGTGACAGACAAGTTGAGGGTGACAGACTGACCTGGTGCCTGAGATGATCCCATTTGGTCAGATGGATGATGTGATGACAGTCTGACCAGAAAACAGAGGATTTATTAGATGACTAGGTAAATGAGGGGTGACAGCCAGACAGGTGACTGGGGCATAACAAAATGGACATGTGTTGAGGAGTGACATGAGTATACTTGATTGACATGGTGACAGATTGATAAGGTGACGGAGAAGAGACAGGATGAACACTTAGCAAGGTGAACAGACAACCTTTGAGACTCAAGGTAACCTGAGTGGTACATAGTTTCCAGTTGGAAATACTGACTGGAAGCAACCTCCTCAGCTGCCCAAGGATGCACTGGCTGTGCCCCTGCCTTGGTGAGGTCCCATAGATGCTGAAGTCCAGGTGTTCATTCCCTACCAGGACTCTCACAGAATGTTGTCAGGTTCAGGTCCGGAACTCTGGAATGGCCAGTCATATTCAGTCTGCCAAtccaggaaaggagaaggagggcaCAGAATAGGGAACCTGGATCTCCACAGGGACCTTCTCAAATTGTAGAGCCAGTCAGCCATTGCAGGCAGCCAGTCAGCAACTCCACAAGACCGATAcacggcaggcaggcaggcaggcaggcagactctGTCTCAGAGCTGATTCATAGACACCATAGCCATTCGGAAGTGGAACATTCATGCCCCTCCCTGTTTGTGCTAGCTTGAGCCAAGTAGCAGTGGTGGGTGGGACCTTGGGAGAATTGGCTCCAGCTTTTGTTGTCGCTGTTGTTGCTTTGGGAGCCCTTTCTTGGACATTTCCATGAATACTCTCTGCACTCATGGCTGCAAGCTACCTGACCCCCATCCCATATCTCTCAGTTCCTCTTGAAGCAACCTTTCTCAATCGGTGTGTCTTTTCCTCTTGCACACCTCTGACTCCATATATGCTCTCCATGCACTTTCAGACTTTGATTTGTGGTTTTGCTTATGCTGTGATGCTCCGCTGGGATGTATCCTCTGTGTACAGATTGTTTTCTCAAGTAGTTTCTTCATGGTCTCTGGCTCAAAACCTGATTCCTGACCTGGAATGACCTTGTCTCTGGCTCAGCTGTCCTAGTCTCTGGACAGACCCACACACTGTCTCCTGGGATGCCATGACTGTGATCTGCAGCTGGTTCAGCCAGACTTTGGAAGTCTgtgatcctgtctctgcctctgtccctcatGTATCTCTTGAGAGTTCGTCACACCTCCACCTAGCCAAGTGGGAAACCAAGGCCCACAGGTGGGACCTATCCCATCCTGTAAGGGGAGGAATGTGGGCTTGACGGGGTGGTGGGACCACTCTGAAGATCTGTGCACAGGAATGGGGATGGTTCGTCTGGGCCCAACACTTcgcttctctctgttctctcaccTTCTTCCCAGTCCCACCTGACACAGTATGTGCCGTGCCCTGTGTGGCCCCCTGTGCTCAAGGCAGTCTCCTGGTAGGGTTACATGATGTCCTGAGGAAGAACTTAGGTGTCAGCTTGTTCAAGCTGTGGTGACAAAGAGCAGGACACTGAGCGGCTTAAACCACAGGTTGTTTCCTCAGTTCTGAGGCTGAAAATCAGATCAGGGTGTGCTCAGGGCAGATTCCTCTTGTGCCCTCTCTCATCAACCTGCAGATGGTATCTTCTGTGTTCTCACATTGTTTGCCCTGTGTGTCTCTATGTCCAAAGCCCCTCTTCTAATAAGAACACAGCTGTATTGGATTCAGGCCATGCTAATTATCTCACTACAACTCTTTAAGTAGCTTGTTCCAGGCACACACAGTCTGAGGGATTGGGGAGTTGGGACTTCAAAACATGAACTTTAACTGGCATGGACCCAATTCATCTCATGATGCTCTGTGAGTGTAGACATATGACTATGCACAGAGTGGTTCTATCTCTTCCCTCGGTAGCAGAAAAGGAATCAGGGAGACCAGTCCCTAATGTTCCTTGGAAAACCTCAAAGGAGGAGGTTCCTGCAGGCCTGTGGACAATGAAAAATGGCTTGCTGGAAACATGACTCTCAGAATGACCACTGAAGATAGATAAGGTGGCCCATGTGAACTCTGGAGCATATGAACACATAGGATATACACTCAACAACCCTGAGTCTGCAGAGAACATTGTCCTCCATTATGTCATGGGATTCAAAGACTGAGGGTTGGGGCTGTCTTAGCTATGGcttctattcctgtgataaaacaacatgacAAGAAGGAACTAGGGGAAGAATGGGGTTTTTTCAAGCatacaactctcaggtcattgTGATCCAGGCTAGTTATCCTGGGCTATACAGGAAGATAGCTTGAGCAATCCAGGAGGTGCAAGATAGTAAGTAAGCAGCATTCTTGGATGGCTTTCTGcatcagtgcctgcctccaggttcctgccttgaattcctgtctCGACTTCcatggatgatggactacaagctttaagatgaaataaatcctttcctctacaagttgcttttgttcatgatgttttatcatagaaacCCAAAGACAGAAAATGGTACCAgatctctcttcctgatgcctgcctATGGTGGTTCCCCTGAAGGCTTACAGCAGACGGGGGAAACAATCCGCgaagagacaagaatgaaacTTGGCTCAGCCCAATTTTATTGTAACTGGTGCTGGACCAAGACTTCTAGAGTCAAcaaagactattggggtccagcctctCTATAGTCTttccccagagttccagaagagatgctaccagcAGCAAATTAATTAATCTGAGAGATCTTAAATGAATCtgtctatgtacatgaaactctttaattcattcactttattcttctgagtcagttttctctctacacagcttcttttctgctctcatatttagctcctttcttgtctgattctctctatatttttctGCTGTTCTAAGCTCTATATTATTTCTCCCATcttagttcttcccatctagttcttcctatCTTAGTTCTtttccatctagttcttccccatctagttctttccatcatagttctttcccatcttaattctttctcaagtctctgaggtttacagctATATGCCCATGCAATCAGCAATACTCTGGCCagggcaaggtcaccaggcttgaattccttcAGGATCAAAAAGAAGAgtgataagatccacacaaagagcagtaattgtcagCTATCATGGCaacccaaagggaagtgactaatggggagtgAGTCAACTAAGGGTAAATTCAgttaataaatcaaaaaaaaaggatttatgtgctcaaactatattcttagaagtggttggGTAAAATGTTAAGATTCTATAAGTCACTAAGTCATGAGTGAAATTAAAACTgactttttcccccctttggcaCCAAAATCTGTCCAAGCTTTTTCTCGACTGTGCCATTTTCTGGCAGGGTGAGGGAAGAGgtagctaggcaacctgtgtcacagcttgatgtacctggtatgtaaaagcccttcagttctgagttaattgttcaAGGGAGATAGCACTTGGACAAAGGAGaattaagcttaattagcacatccccCTGGCCTGGGCAGTTGTCTCATTGTAAATTTTTACCTTCTCTCAGGAActaacagatagtctggatgctgaTCTATCTGCAGTGTGTTCTTAGAAAGCCTGGGAAGTATCTCAGATAAACTACTTTCGTCCAgagatggtcctggccagatgttgctaatgacgataattacagaaaggcctgacaCTGGGGGTCTTGGCTGTGTGACTGTTGTCAGCACAGTTTGGGGATGTTATTCAAATACCCCAATTGTATGGGGGacattgtgcccaatgaatgattcAACTACACTGTAAGAAGTTcttgggagctgggcagtggcagtgcatgcctttaatcccagcactcaggaggcagaggcaggcaggcggatctctgtgagtttgaggctagcctgggctacagagcaagttctaggacaggcatcaaaactacacagagaaaccctgacttaaaaaaaagcaaaaaaaaaaaagaaaagaaaagaaaaaagaaaagaaaagaaagaaaggaaggaaggaaggaaggaaggaaggaaggaaggaaggaaggaaggaagagaaatgggaAAGCTACAACAGCACATAAGAAATTCAttgcaggaaacagctaatacaGTCAAGAGCCAGGATCACCAAGCTCCTTGagtcttggctttatcctctggaagagttttTAACTCTTCTAGGTAATAGCCTTTGCTAAGACTCTATACTGTGGCTTGCAGCATAGAGTCTTAGCCCAGATCATTTTACTTTAGTCATATTTAAACATAGCCAATTTTGGAAAAAAGTATTCGGATAACAATTAACTCAGCCCCAAGTGCACAACAATTTAAGACATGTTTTCATTGAGATTCTTTGCAAGGTATATCTGGCTTCTTTCCCAAGAATGGGTCTTGATGACTCAGAGATAGTGTCCAAGATTTAGGGAGTTTGACTGCAGTAAACATGAGGCCTATGGGTGGATTGGCATGGCCCCAAGAAAACGTAGACGTCAGCTAGGCTGTTGTAAAGCACAAGTGACATCACTCAGAAGAGTGGGTTTATGCTCTAAAAGCAATGCTCAAGATTTAGGGGAAAGGTCTTGGGTAAGTAAAACTGTAAATTATAGGAGATATGGGCCTGTCTCAACAGACagcaaaggatcaccaggttgtaaaactacattgtagctggagagttctcTCTCTGGGTTCCGCCAAGCCCCGggagtcccttagcccacttataaaataaacatatagatgcttatattatttaaactgtgtcctgtggttattagcggcctatcattgtctagctcttactcttatattcagcccatttctattaatctatattttgccacgtggctcatgtcttactggtaccttacatcttccttgtcctggtggcggctgcaggcagtgtctccctctctccttcctgttccctcaattctcctctctgttagtcccacctatacttcctgtctggctactggccaatcagtgttttatttatacagagcgatatccacagcactgcatAATTTCTGGCATTCTAAGAAGAGCAGCTACACACCTCATCCCATTGAAGAGGAAAGTGTGTTtcactttcctggcttctccagtgccTATCTGTGTGCCCTTTTGCCCTCTACACCTGCTGATTCAGTTgtacaactctcagctccttctccagcaccacgtctgccttgtgctgccatgcttcccaccatgatgaaaatgaactAGACCTCTGTACTGTAAGCCagatccaattaaatgttttttcctttataatagttaccatggtcatggtgtttcttaataacaatagaaaccctaactaagacagaagttggtaccagggacttgtattgctgtgataggcctggctatagttttgtttggaggaatatggaacactttgggactttgggctagaaaagctaTTGAAAATTTTAAgcagggcttaatgggccatactagtagcaGCAAGGAAAACAGtgatgctgagggtgatttggACTGTGGGGGTCTGGCTTAAGAGGCTTCAGATGAGAAGAATATTCATATGtagcctagagactgttcttgtgatactttggcaaagaatgtagctactttttgcccttgtccgaAAAGTCTGCCTAATGCTAAATTGCAGAGTTTTGGGATAACTGCATTGGCAGAGGGGAGTTCCAGACAACCTAGTGTTGACTGTGTCTTGTGGTTATTAGCAGCTAATCTTATGAAGATCTATAGagaaaaggagcaaactgagcaaagaaaaatacaaaatacacagtttaaggagaaaagggACACCGGGAAGTATAAACAGACTACAGAAAAGCCTGAAGCTAAATGGaacaaagggagtggtgacctcagagcaagccctgcctcccccttcccctgcagctaagcttccaatttgtgaagaggaatttttaaaaagtgaaaaggtATTAAAGAAAAAGCctagggctgggtgtggtgatacatgtctttaatgccaacactcagaaggcagaggctgacagatccctgagttcaaggccagactggtctacagagtgaataaaagcttaggtagtgaaggaaaccatgaaaAACAGAAACCTGATGAAAATGTGCTTGAATGAGTGGTCCATGTTCtggccccagcaagcagcagaccTTCATATCTTTAGCCACATTCTTCTCTAAAATGTCAGAACAGTCTCTAGGCTGGTTAATAATATTCTcccctgaaacctcttgagctaggCCATCATAATCTATAGtgctctcagcaccactgtcttccccATTCATACTACtacagcctttaatccctgctTAAAGTGTTCAaagcttttctagtccaaagttccaaagttcaCATCCCACCAACGAGCAGCAAGGTCAGGCCTGTCACACCAGTACCTGACTCCTGataccaacttttgtcttagcTGGTGTTCTGTTGCTATCAAGAGAtgctgtgaccatggcaactcttgtaaaaagTAAGCATTACTTGGGgcttgcttactgtttcagaggtttagtccatttttatcATGGGAGGAAGCATGACaccatgcaggcagatatggtactggggtagtagctgagagttctacatccagatccacagaaagcaggaggagagagtgacagtgggcctggcttgagcttttgaaaccttgaagtccacccccagtgacacacttcctccaacaaggccacacctcctaatccctctcaagtagtgccacttcctggtgaccaagcatttaaatctatgagcctatggaggccattctcattcaaactaccacactgatggtattttatcacagaaacagaaaccctaagacagtggctATACTCTCTCTGCTGACAGTGAGCCACTGGTGGGAGGGGGCATGGACAAGGACACCTGCCTCCGAAACCCCAGATTCTCCCCCATTGTCTTCTGGTCTCTCATAACCTGCTCTGTGTGGTCCACACCAGGGGCACCTGGGGAAGGAAGTAAGTACACTAGGAAGCTCATCCTGGAGGCTGCATTTTATGGGGCCATTGGAGTTTTGATCTTCCCATTCTACCCACTTATTCCTGAAAACCCACTTGCTAGCTACACAGGGCAATCAGAGTTCCCACCAGCTCCTACATCAACCCCCTCCCAGCAACAGCTGGCATTGTCTGAAATTCCCCATGTCCTCATTCCTTACAGAACTTTTCAGTCTTTCCTCTCAGTTTTCCAGCAAAGAGGGGCTTTTCCTGTTGTGGTTCTGCCACAcactcactcatccattcattcactcccGCATACTTCACCCTAGGGGACACTCCCCATGCTTTATTCCTCAAGGCTCCTCTGCCAACCCCTTGAGTCCTGCTTTTGCCAGACGGAGGGCATCCAGAAGCTCTGGGTTGTCAGACGGCATCTAATGTTCTGATGGTGACGGTTTAGTGGGAGGACCAGAGAGGAGACGGTGCACAGGGTGGGCCTTTCTCAGTGAGTGGCACCACAGTGCTCCATGTGCATTTCATCTTCAAGTTCTGATAATATGTGGGGAAGTTCCTCCTCTGTGGCCAGTTGCTCTCTGCTTGACTTCATTCCTGGGCTTCCAGTGGGCTTTCTTCTCAGTCCTGTGACACAAAAGCCCGAGACTCTCACCCATGACAAGCAGCTTCAAGCGACcaaccctccttctcctctcccccaggaCCATTCACTGTGCaatgctgtggctgctgctgctggccttgCTGGGAAGGTGAGTGGGGGACTGGGAAAGGGACTGGCAGGACAGGACCAAGCTACTTCTCATTTCTTTACAGGGTCCCTGGCTCAAAATCCAAGATACTGGCTGACAGTGCCCAAGTTGATGACAGTGGAGGAAGGCCTGTGTGTCCGTGTGGCCTGCAGTTTCTCCTGTCCCTCTAGGTGCTATTCTCAATCTGTCTTTGGCTCCTGGTTCTAAGAAAGGGCCAATCTACATGAAGACTCTCCAGTGGCCACAAATGACCCCAGACAATTAGTAAAGAATGAAACACAGGGCCGATTCCATCTCCTTGGGGACCCACAGAAACATGACTGTTCCCTGCTCACCAGAGATGCCAAGAAAAGTGACATGGGAGTGTACTTCTTTGGAGTACTTGAAAAACCCTTTATAAGATATAATTACAGAGAAAGCCATCTGTCACTGCATGTGACCATAAGCAATGAAGTCACCTGACAGTATCTTAAGAGCCTAcaatgcacagtgtgtgtgtgtgtgcgtgtgtgtgtgtgtgtgtgtgtgtgtgtgtgtgtgtgcacgcacgcacacgcgcacacgctgGGGGAGTTGTGCTTCATCCTGGGTGGATCCTGTGAAACACATGCTGGGTTGTGTGAGGGAAGATGGCTATCCCGAGACAGAGTCTGCTGTCTGGGTACATTTGAAGGTCTCTACCAtggcttgtgtctctgtctctccttcccttcctccctccctcggcTCTAACACAGAGTCCTGACATCATGATCCCGGGGAAGCTGGAGGCTGGCCATCCTAGTAACCTGACCTGTGAGCAGGGCACCCCCCCCACTTCTCCTGGATGTCAGCTGCTCTCATCTCCTTGAGCCCCGGGACCACAAATTCCTCAGTTCTGACTCTGACACCTCAGCCTCAGGACCATGGCACCAATCTCACCTGTCTGGTGACCTTCTCTGAAGCAGGTGTCCCTGTGGAAAGGACTATCCAGCTCCAAGTTACTTGTGAGTGTTGGATCAAGAAACATGGCCCTGAGTATAAAGCAGGAGCTCCTGGTGACTATGTCCTGGTGGCCTGGCTAATCACAAGTCTTGGAAACACACAGGCCTTGTCTTTCTGACTCTACGCTCTCTTGGCTAGCTATGGGAAGTCCTGTCTTGTCTCACCCTCAGCTCAACGTAACATgcaaattctttctcaaaaagatTCTGTACAGAACCCCTCATTTGATGTCCCCCCAAAAGCTAGCACAGGTAGGGGGAGTTAGCGTGGGCTGGGGGAGCAGGGCCTCTTCAGCTCAGCACACAGACCACCTATCCTCCCTCTGGAGAGAGACTCCTTGCTACAGAATAAATGCCCCATCCTATCCACAGCCTACACAGATACATGAACACCTGAGCCCACAAACTCCTCAATGCTTTGGACCTCTACACATGGCCCTTGGCTACTACTCAACATACAGCTGAGTCCCACAGCTTTCTGAGTTTGACAGTTAGCTGAGAAGcagatctttattttttataatttttaatttaaaaaatttctttccttttacataacaacccctgttcccctccctcctcttctcccactccctccacctccccccat
The nucleotide sequence above comes from Peromyscus maniculatus bairdii isolate BWxNUB_F1_BW_parent chromosome 1, HU_Pman_BW_mat_3.1, whole genome shotgun sequence. Encoded proteins:
- the Cd33 gene encoding LOW QUALITY PROTEIN: myeloid cell surface antigen CD33 (The sequence of the model RefSeq protein was modified relative to this genomic sequence to represent the inferred CDS: inserted 2 bases in 2 codons; deleted 2 bases in 2 codons; substituted 4 bases at 4 genomic stop codons) gives rise to the protein MLWLLLLALLVTGSLAQNPRYWLTVPKLMTVEEGLCVRVACSFSCPSRCYSQSVFGSWFXERANLHEDSPVATNDPRQLVKNETQGRFHLLGDPQKHDCSLLTRDAKKSDMGVYFFGVLEKPFIRYNYRESHLSLHVTISNESPDIMIPGKLEAGHPSNLTCEQGTPPXFSWMSAALISLSPGTTNSSVLTLTPQPQDHGTNLTCLVTFSEAGVPVERTIQLQVTWKSGQMVVLVALGETSVKALLLGLCLTLLSVMFCRKKSARLSLKVDYEDPIKRQEMVIFYNHCQSPTASDTVSPGCFMHLLISRTPRCTVTLRIQDPHRGTHLRNIAVFELXLPXVSWGXGLRSTQRSKPPRNCQEHCSHGKHLCPLWLPKDNFXIPPIPQTMVKLLCVSLILH